The sequence AAAGCAAAAATTAAAATCGATTTCTCAGCATGAAGAATGCTTTCTTTGATTGAAACGCTTAAATGCTTTTTGTCTTTCGTATGATACAACTTTGCATCGGCTGCTACAGTAGCTTCAATACTTCCTAAACAACAAACCAATGTTGCCAATAAGCTAAAAATTGACAATCTAACTCTTAACATAGTCACCCTTATTATTAATTATTCCAGACATGCAACAGATTTTGCCGCAATGCATCCCTCTTTATTGAATCGAAAGAGGAAGATAGAATTAACCCCCTGAGTTCCTGTTCCCAAGCCTTAAGCTTTCCAGGCTGTATTTTCGTATAACGCTTTATAGTAATCGGCGATGTTGGATTAAGTATTCCACTAACACCTAAAACAAGTCGCAATTCTTGAGGAAAATCTGCTGAATGACTATCAAGGAAGTATTCGCTAATCAAACGATTCTCGGCAATAAACCCATTTGGGTAAGATGCATACCCCACTGCATTTCCCAAGCCATACGGGGCTATTGAGTTGTCAAAGACTTGAAGAAGAATCCCGGCTTTACTGTCCAAGTATTGATGCGAGATATCATAAATTACCTCCAATAGAGCCGAATCCATCCCAAGGCTTTCAAACATATATTGCAATTCCTTGCGTTGTAGATTTGCTCCATCGCCCGCGTTCTTCGAGAAATTTAATACTGTATTTAATCCTAAACGATTGTGATTTGAATACATGGCGAAATTCAATGGAAAAGTGCTTTCTACGACTATCTGCGAATAATATACACCCTTAACAAATAACCCAGAAAGGCCTTCAAGTGATTGTAATGAGTCATTCATTCTCAAGGGCGTCGAAACGAAGTGAAAATCCTTTTTGACAGGTATCTCTAGAATCTCTTCCACAATGATCCGAATAACATCTTGGTATACAAGAAACTCCAAACTATCTCCATGATAACCCATGAAGCCGATATTCTCCTCAGCAATAGCTTTGTCGAATAACTCACGGTAATCTAATCCGACACCTTTTCCTCTTAAGTCGTACTTGATCTTATCCAAAGTGACCTCATTTATATGCTGCTTGGATGGGAAAATGAATTCCGATCCGTGAATACCTGGGGTTCTAAAAATTGACAGCAGGCTTAAAAATAGTATTGCGATGGGGATTTTATTTTTCATTTAGTTGCCCCCATATACCCAACAATAATTCTCGGTACTGCATTGCCCTGATTTTATCATATGGAAGTTCCCTGATTGCTTTGCGTAAGTTAGTTTCATATTCCCTGATCAGCTCAGGGGCATTTCTTTCAAAACGCTTAATATGTAGGGGAGAATATGGATTTAAAATTAGAGAGTTGTTAATGACAAGACGAAATTGGGCAGGGAAAGACGTAGAATGGACTCCGAGATACATTTCGGACATCATCTTTCTATTCAACAAGTTCGGCACACCAAATGGCCAAGCATCATAACACATTTGATCCACTAAATCATAATGCTTTTCAAAAGCATTATGATGAGAAAAATCAAAGAATTGGAATAATACCGCATTATCCATGCTTATTAAAAAATCACCAATTGTAAATAAATTTGGTAGCGTATCATTCGGGATCCCCAATAATTCAAATAGATAATTTAATTGAATCTGAAATCCTACTGTCGTTGCTGATGTGTTTTTGGTGAACCAGTAGATAGTACATTCTCCAAAGTTGTTGAAATTCCCAAATAGCGCATAGTTCATCGATAGCAACTGCTCTCGTTGATCAGGCATGTGGTCATTTACTACAGGATAAGCGTTTAAAAATTGCTGTGTGCTTTGACAGTTGAGCAAAGGCTTTCCAGGAATCCGTAAAAAATGAAAGTCTTTTTTTATTTGAATTTCGCACATTTCTTCCAACACCATTCGAATGATATCTTGATAGATGCGAAATCCTTGAGTGCTGCTATGATATCCAAAAAATCCTATTTCTTCATGTGGGATGATATGCTCAAAAAAATTACGATGCTCCAAAGACAGTCCATGCGTCCTTAGTGTCTGCAACACCACTTCATAATTATAATATCCAACAAAACGTTTCGTTGGGGATTCATACTCAGGCTTAGCGCAAATTGGCATTTCAAAACTTGCAATCGACGGAGCCGCACACAAAGCCGAATAGCAAGATATAATTAATGCAAATAAAATAAATCTAATCATAAATAAGCTCGCACCATAAATGGCCGGATATTTAATTTCACTTCTCCTCCATCCAATAGGAGGGGGACACTAGAAGGCCTCTTGTGGTTGTCGTTTCAATAGGCCGAATTTCTTGTATATGGAGTGCCTTCATGATAGCTAATGTCAAAATGCAGTTTGAGACATCTACATGGGCAAATGGATTATTGAGTTCTTCATCGGTTTTATTTAAAGAATTCTCAATAAAGTTTCGTAATCCCCTTCGAGTAATGACGTCACCTTCAGAGGCAAGAGGGCGAATACTATGGTAAAAGAGGCGTCCGATCCCGATAACAGTACCCTGACCTTGAATTTTCTGCTTAATAATCGGATAAGCTTTTCGAGCAAAAGCCCGGGCATAGCTATCAGCTGCTTTAAGGTCTCCCTCACTCATTGGATTGGGTGAAATGGTGTCCTCTATTTCATTTTCCTGTATTGCATCAACAATGTAGTTTTTGAATGCAACCGACCCCATTTGCTCTCCCATGTAAACCGTTAAGCCCTCGCTGATATTTGCAGTTGTAATTTGAAGGCTTCCTGTGCCAATATCCCAAACAACAGCTTCTTCAGGGTTAAATTCAACTGAGGCCAAAGCACTAAAAAAAGCAATTTCGCCCTCCTCTCTCTGTGGAATGATCTGAATACAAATCTTTGTTTGCTTTTCGATTTCTGAAACAAATCCTCTGCTATTATTGGCTTTACGAAATGCTGATGTCGCAATGGCTACAATCTTCTGAACTTGGTATTGATCTGCTATTTCCTTAATTTCTTTAAAAGTCTTCAATCCGAGCTCTTTTGTTTCTTCATCAAAAGTACCATCCGCAGATTTATCAAGAGAAGCTTGATAAGGAACAGGAAATGAGGTATCTAGAATAATCTGAACAATTTGATTTGTTTCTGTATCAATGTCTGCAATTGCCACTTTTGTCCCGCCAGAGCCAATATCAATAGCTGCTCGCCGTTCAACGGCTGCATTAACTTGAGTGAAAGCAAAAACCATCAACAATATAACTAAATAAAAACTTTTCATATAAAACCATGTTATTATTATAAATTAATAATTTTTACATGTACTTTATTTAAAGTAAATAAATTTATTTTGACTTATTTAATAACAAGAACAAATAAAACTTATTATTAAACATATATAACATTATTAGGCCGCTTCTTCAAATTCTTCAAGGATAGTCTCATCTAGTTTCACTTGAGGTTTTCCTAGGACTTGCGTGCCAATTGTGATATGGAAATCATGGTCTTTCAATCTAGATGAAAGGCCATAAATTGCACGTAGTTTCTCTAATTCAGTGGCAGCTACCGCTAATAGCCAAAGCTTCCTCACTTTGTTATCTTTATTTAACTTTACTGTTCGTAATTCCATAACAGTGAAAGTAAACTCTGACCGAGCTCTTTAATTTCCCAGATTTCGTTCAGAATCTGTTCATTTTCATACATTACGCTAATATGTGCTCCGATTCCTTTTTTGCTGGTATAATGCTGGGGAGGAACAATTTTACCCTGCGCATCAATCAATGGCAGGGCCTCAGCAATAAAATCTTTAGATACCTCAACATATAAGTATCCGTTATCTTTTTGCTTTAAAATTCTTTTCTGTCCGAATTGAACAACTTTTTCAATTACTTTTAGTTGGTTTTCAACTTGATAATCAACGACCGTAAAAACAGGAGGACCGAGGAAGGTTATCAGAATGACGAGAACAAAGTCTTTTTTGATAAAGCGTTTCAACACAACACATCTCCTTGATGGTTGAATGATGTATGCTTTTCTATAAGCAGAATGGATTCGAACCTTTATTCGAGTTGAACACTTACTTACCCGATTTTAAGATGGTATACAAGAAAACTGCAAAAAAACGGCGGATCATTAATGGCCTGATTTTTGAGAAGGTTTGTTTCAATTCTCGATTTAAAATATTTGATTAGATATTTAACGTAAAAACCCATTCAATAAAACTGGGTGTTTCTGTTAAATTAAATCAAGGTGATAATTTATGAAAAAACCCACAAGCCTTAGCATTATTCGTCCGCTTCTTGCCCAACCCTCATTCACAGCAGATGAAGTTAAGCCATTTGGGATTTCTTCCGCCCATCTTGGCTACTATATTAGGAAAGGTCTGATTAGACGCCTAGGGCGCGGTATTTACCAAGGTGCAGACTATCAAGAATCTCCTGAAAATTTTCGATGGGAAGACCTTATAGAAACTGTAAATTCTGTACCTAATGGGGTGATTTGCCTTATTTCTGCACTAGCTATTTATGACCTTACCGAGGAAATCCCCCGAGAACATTGGATTGAAGAAGATGGAACATCGATATTTAAACAGCGTTTTTGGAAATTTTTTAGGATACTTTTTCATGTTTTTTTAAAGTCTTTTCAAAAATGTTTTCCAAGTTATCATAAAAACGTTCATCAATAACGCCCTAATCGAAGGTACATTTTGTTTTATACTCAATGTAAATCAGCTGAAGATAGATAATATTTAAATGGTCAGAGCCAACTTTTTGAAGTCTACTTGGTTTCCTAGCCACCAAATACTTTAGCTCTGAAAAGCCGGATTTGAGACAAAAATGATTCTCAAAGATTCTTTCGTATTTTTGAATAACGCCTTATTAAATTCTTGAGTTCCAAATATTGATTTGCCTATTGCTTTAATAAATCGAAAGATTTGTAAAGCATCAAAATTTCATCCATCAACAAACTGAGTCTATAGATATCTTTTTAGTTTTAACTGTCATATGGGAAATACTCTATTTCCATTATCCTTTTTCGGCATATTTGAGCTAATTATTAGCCATGTTCTAAAATTAGAAGAATTTTTTGATAAGGATGATTAACATAGCCTTCTCTGTCTAGAGGAACAAATTCAAGAGACTTATTTCCAATTTCTTCTAGAAATTCCTCATGAAGGGACTTAGGCAGGTCGATTAAGAAAGGAAGCCAGCCCCTTACATAATCCTCAAATCCTTTTTTCCCTTTAAACTTAGCTACATGAGATGAGGTTTCAATGTTTACAATCTTTAATCCAAGCTCTTTTACAATTTTTTTATAATCTTCTTCGTTTAAAAAATGGTAAGGTCTGGAGTTGTTTGCAAAATAATTTCGCCATTTTGCTCCATCTGCAACAAATTCAATAGGATCCCAAAAAGTAGGACATCTTGGAAAAGTTAAAATGATGGCCTTTCCTAAAGGATTAAGTAGTTGTTTAATTTTTTCTAGAGCTATGACTTGATTCTCAATCCAATGTAAGCAGCTGAATGATGTTATAAGATCAAAAGAATGACAAACCGTTAGATGCTTAATGTCTTCTATTTCAAATTTTAAGTTTGGATAAACCTTTTCCGGATAAGAGAGTTTGGCTAACCCAATCATCGAACGAGATTTATCAATGCCTATTACTTGTCCTTTTGGGACTTTTTCTGCCATTTGTGCTGTAATTTTGCCATCCCCGCAGCCTATATCTAGAATGGTTTCATCCACTTGAAACAAATAATCTTTAAGTGGATCTTGTGCTAAAGAGTATTGAAGATGAGAATTTTCTTTGTAATGTTTCGCATCTAAATCTCCTTTCTTTACTGGCTGAGAACGAGGCGTAGGGGTATATAAATTTAAACTCATAGCAATTTGTTTTAGGATATTTATTTATTAAATGATTCTATCAAAGTTCCTAAACGGGAGAATCTGCCTACCAATACTAATTTTTTTCTATATTTTTATCTATAAAAGACAAATCTAGTCCTAATGCATTAAAATATAAGTAATTTTTGCGGTCTAACTTTGCGCAAAGGAACAAGAAGAGAAGGTCCGTATTTTTGCCAATGAGTTTAGAAATCCTCTAATCCCTCAAAATTGTATAGAGCCAGTCTTAGTCGCCTCAATCATAACAAGTTCTTCGCAGTTGAGGAGAGTGATTAAAATTGAAACTGACATCTCGTTGCCGCATACCATGCAATGTATCGATTTCGTGGCTTGCAAATGGTCGCTTGCTGAAAAGTTCCTTCATAAGATCATCCCAGCCGTTGGACGGCATATCTGGAAGGCACATTTAGCGCATCGCATTTCCATTCGCCCCTTCAATACCCTGCTTCAAAAGCTTATTTGAATAATCAATAATGAAGCTGGCAGGTTGTTCTAACTCGCTTTGCATGGTGTTAATCCTTGATACATTCATACAAAATGGTCGTTGCAGAACCTCTTGGTTTCATTTTAACATAAGGCTCTGCTTGCCATTTACCAATTATCCTTAAGCCTTGTTGGTCCAATAATTTTTCTATTTCTGAAGGTTCATATAGCTTTAGTCGAAAATCTTCGACTTCAGTTTGGGCAAGATGATTATTCTTCCAGAGCTCATAGCGACATAGTACGGTTTCAATCCTCGAAATCGCATTAAAATGGGAAAGCGTATTGATGACAATTTTTGAACCATCTGCTCTATCCACCCATCTCCCTTTCCAAACTCCAGGGGATTTGCCAGCAGCTTTCAAAGTTTCAATTTCAAAAACAAATTTCCCTTTAGAATTTAATCGATTTGAAATGAATTTAAGTGCTTGAATAGCTTGTTTAGGATTGGTTAATAAACAAAAAGAGCTACTTGGAATAAAAATTAAATTAAACAATCCTGGTAAAGAAAAGGTTTCAAAGGTAGCTTCTACTAGAGAGAACGTTAAGTTAAGATCTTTACATTTTTTCTGACATACTTCTAGCATATGAGGAGAATAGTCAAAACCGGTGATAGGGTATCCGTGTTCCAAGAGAGGAATTAAAAAACGGCCAGTCCCGCACATGGGCTCAAGTATGGGTCCGTTGGCTTCTTTAGCATAACCTAAATACCATTGCAACGCATCTTCTGGCGCATTTGGCTTATCTAACTCATAGTATTCAGTACATAAAGCTTTGTAAGGTATAGATGATTGTTTCATACCTTTCTCCCATCCTTATTTAAGCTTAAAATAAAATTGCTCCAGCTAGACATGCTCATCCACTAACATATAGAACATCAAATAGCTTTCAAATGAAAAGATAAAAAGGCTCCCAACTAAAGAAGAACTGGACAAGGATTATAAACACTCTAATCAGGTAGGCGTATATATCCTTTTATTTTTTCGTTAACCGAACGCTTAAATATGCCAGTAGATTGATTTATATTACCTTCCGCTGTCTCACAAATTTTTTTACCGTGATTATAGTCTATGAGTATGCCTATATGATCCATTAATTCTTCCGAAATGATTTTATCAAAAATAATAAGATCACCGGCCCTAGGTAGGAAATTAGAATCCTGCCTCTCATACCAAATGTTTTGGCTCTGAGCATACTTTACCCACGTTCCAACGGCAGCTAGGGTGTGATGTGGATTTTCGCTTGCCCGTATTGGAATTTCATAGCCCGCCTGTTGACAGCAGTAATAAACAAAGGCACAACACCAATCATAACCATGATTAAGATCCATAAAAGAGGGATGTTGCGAAATTTCATATAGAGTTTTGCGAAAGACTTTTAAGTACTTTTCAATTTGTGGACCTGCCTTATTAAATGATTCAGAGAAATGAAGTTCTCCCTCTTTTCGAGCAATTTCACATAATAAGTGGGTGCGGCTGACCTGTTCCATTTGTTACTCTCAAAATGCAGTATAATAACTAGGTAATGAGTTTGTAGGATTTCTAAACATTGAATTTGACACTAATCAGCTTATCCAAAAGATATAAAAAAAACGTTTTACCCAGGTTCTTGAAATAAGAGTCTTATATTAAGTTAGCTTGATCCCTTGGGTTTAAATTCTAGCCAATCAGCTTCCAGTTTTAACTCATACACAGCGTGTCAAATGTATCCAATGCCCGTTTAAGAAATGAGGAGGCCTATTTTTAAAAATTTCTTGGTCTTCAACAAAGCCCCATTTTTCATAAGCTTTTATTGCCCCGGCATTTGTGGGACGTGTCGAAACGGATATTTTTTTATACTCCACACCTATCTTATCGAGAGATTTAATTAAAAAGCTTGCTAAACCCCTTCTTCTAACATTCTTATCGACGGCTAAAATGGTAATTTTATATTCATATTCAGGAAGTGCTCCCCCAGCCATAAAAGTAATAAAACCCTGCACTGTTTCTGAATTTTCTTCTTTTATCGTTACAAAATAGTAATAGACTTCAGTCATGAAAACTCTTAATTCGTCGCTTAAATCTTTGGGACGTAAGTGAAAAATTTTACTAAGTTTTGCACTCATTGCTGTTTCTACATCACATCCTTTTAATTCCGAAAAAACAGAAAGAGTCTTATCTTCTTCCATTGCTTGTGGATACGCCGACAAAAAATCTATTTCCACTTGCTTAAAGCTATCTATTCCTATACTAGCTATAGAAATCATTTTGTCAGCAAACTCTTCTGATAAAGCAGGAAGTCGAGTCCATTCAATAATAAATTTCTGATTTTCTTCTCCTTGTTCTACATAAAAACCTGTTGTAATCATGTCCATTTTATTGCCCCGTTTTAAAATTTATATATTTTTTGAGAAGAATTTCTAATTCACACTCTAAAAAAATACAGTAGGAAGCCATTTCTTTAAGATGTTCTAAGTCTTCAAGAACGTTAGGAGGAATTTCTTCAATAATAGAGCGTAGTTTTTTAATATCCTGTATTTTTTGATTGAGATTTACAGTCCAAATATTTTTCTTTAACTGATAAAAATCTGCACGCTTATCAGGAAGTAATACTTTTTCAATAACTCCCATCGTCAACAGTCTCCTTAGCTCAGTACTAGCTGTGCTTTTGCTGATCTGCAAATTTTCAATCAGTTGGCTCATTGAAATAGGTTGTTTAGAAGTCATGAAAAATCCAAACATGCGACCATAAGTTTTGCTTAAACCAATTTCGTCAAAATAGAGCCCAAATTTTTCCATAACTTTATCGAAATCCACCAAACCTCCTTAAGTTTCTTTTGTTCTGTCTGTTCTGAACTAACCGAACAAATAGTATTTGTTTATTGGAATAAATTCCATACATTATAAAAAAAAGCAGGATTTTAGCTTAGGGGATGGGGCGTAATTGTCCATACTTGTTACCAACCCCCTTAGAGGGGTTTGGCACAATAGCTGTTACAAAGGTGAGATAGAGTAAAACTGTTTTTTTAAATAGGGCAAACACTGAGTTGTAGAAAACAAGCGATACATCCTTCTCCTTACCAGGAGGGCCTCACGATCTTTCCTTTCTAGTTTTACGGATTAAATTGCTTATGGATTTCTCGGATAATGAGGAAAAAGTTTTCTAATTCCTCTGTATAATTCTGGATCTTCTTTCTTAATTATAGGAGCATATGGATTCAATTCCTTTAGCAACTCATAGGCTTTACTTGAGGGGTCCCATTCAGCAGTACTTAAACTGCTAAGTAGATAAGTTAATGCATTAGTGCTTCCCCCTATATCCTCCCATTTTA comes from Chlamydiales bacterium STE3 and encodes:
- a CDS encoding putative exopolyphosphatase (Product derived from UniProtKB/Trembl:Q6MA81;Gene name derived from UniProtKB/Trembl:Q6MA81) translates to MKSFYLVILLMVFAFTQVNAAVERRAAIDIGSGGTKVAIADIDTETNQIVQIILDTSFPVPYQASLDKSADGTFDEETKELGLKTFKEIKEIADQYQVQKIVAIATSAFRKANNSRGFVSEIEKQTKICIQIIPQREEGEIAFFSALASVEFNPEEAVVWDIGTGSLQITTANISEGLTVYMGEQMGSVAFKNYIVDAIQENEIEDTISPNPMSEGDLKAADSYARAFARKAYPIIKQKIQGQGTVIGIGRLFYHSIRPLASEGDVITRRGLRNFIENSLNKTDEELNNPFAHVDVSNCILTLAIMKALHIQEIRPIETTTTRGLLVSPSYWMEEK
- a CDS encoding Uncharacterized protein (Product derived from UniProtKB/Trembl:F8KYK4) — protein: MSLNLYTPTPRSQPVKKGDLDAKHYKENSHLQYSLAQDPLKDYLFQVDETILDIGCGDGKITAQMAEKVPKGQVIGIDKSRSMIGLAKLSYPEKVYPNLKFEIEDIKHLTVCHSFDLITSFSCLHWIENQVIALEKIKQLLNPLGKAIILTFPRCPTFWDPIEFVADGAKWRNYFANNSRPYHFLNEEDYKKIVKELGLKIVNIETSSHVAKFKGKKGFEDYVRGWLPFLIDLPKSLHEEFLEEIGNKSLEFVPLDREGYVNHPYQKILLILEHG
- a CDS encoding Uncharacterized protein (Product derived from UniProtKB/Trembl:F8KWY7); this translates as MKQSSIPYKALCTEYYELDKPNAPEDALQWYLGYAKEANGPILEPMCGTGRFLIPLLEHGYPITGFDYSPHMLEVCQKKCKDLNLTFSLVEATFETFSLPGLFNLIFIPSSSFCLLTNPKQAIQALKFISNRLNSKGKFVFEIETLKAAGKSPGVWKGRWVDRADGSKIVINTLSHFNAISRIETVLCRYELWKNNHLAQTEVEDFRLKLYEPSEIEKLLDQQGLRIIGKWQAEPYVKMKPRGSATTILYECIKD
- a CDS encoding CHAP domain protein (Product derived from UniProtKB/Trembl:F7PW03) — translated: MEQVSRTHLLCEIARKEGELHFSESFNKAGPQIEKYLKVFRKTLYEISQHPSFMDLNHGYDWCCAFVYYCCQQAGYEIPIRASENPHHTLAAVGTWVKYAQSQNIWYERQDSNFLPRAGDLIIFDKIISEELMDHIGILIDYNHGKKICETAEGNINQSTGIFKRSVNEKIKGYIRLPD